The window AATCAAATCGATTGTAATCTCGACAGATGCGATCGCAGGAAGGGAGCGATCGCCTAAACAAAGTGAGGAAAAAGTGCGATCGCAACATGAACTCATTACATTCAAAGTAGACTAAGCTGTCGCAAACTCCGTCAAAAGCCGCTTACTCGGATGTTGAAATCCCAAAACAATGTCCTCATGGGGAACCCCAGCTTCTAATAACTCATTCACGATTCCCTGCTTCGTCCAGTCTTCCTCAACCCAAATCTTTTCATCTCGAATTCGCAGGTAAACCGTTACCCCCTGAACTCGACGCTTGCCATCCCAACCAACGTAAAACCAAAAGTAGTGATCTCGAACCTCATCGAATGCCAAGCAATCTTCTATCCCATCCCTAGGAGCATTAGACACCCACTCGTAGTATTCAGTTAAGATTTTTTTGATTAAGTTGCGATAATGATTCAATTTGTCCATCGAATGATTATCTCCTTTTCAATATCTACGACTATCACTAGAAGATTGTTGGCTTCAATCACAGCTTGAATGGATTTTCGTTGAAATAAATTCTCATCAGTAATATCATCAATTGCTAAATAAAGTTTGTACTCTGGTTGTGTTAACTTAATGAGCTGGCGATACACCATATACTGACCCAAG of the Allocoleopsis franciscana PCC 7113 genome contains:
- a CDS encoding XisI protein, which produces MDKLNHYRNLIKKILTEYYEWVSNAPRDGIEDCLAFDEVRDHYFWFYVGWDGKRRVQGVTVYLRIRDEKIWVEEDWTKQGIVNELLEAGVPHEDIVLGFQHPSKRLLTEFATA